In Amycolatopsis coloradensis, one genomic interval encodes:
- the pcaH gene encoding protocatechuate 3,4-dioxygenase subunit beta has protein sequence MSAPAELRLPRYRRDPEGTHPPLDYAGYRSTVLRHPKEPLIVLPHLLTEVTGPALGPGRIGEFDNDLTKGHAGEPQGQRIIVTGRLLDGDGRPIRDSLVEIWQANAGGRYRHTGDRWPSPLDPNFDGAGRTLTDSEGRYTFTTIKPGAYPWKNHDNAWRPAHIHFSVFGSAFTQRLVTQMYFPEDPLFSQDPIFNSIPDEKARQRMIARFDLDRTEAEWALAFQFDIVVRGREASVFEDEEDEH, from the coding sequence ATGTCCGCACCCGCAGAACTGAGGCTCCCGCGCTATCGGCGCGATCCGGAGGGCACACATCCGCCGCTCGACTACGCCGGCTATCGGTCGACGGTGCTGCGGCACCCGAAAGAGCCGTTGATCGTGCTCCCGCATCTGCTGACCGAGGTCACCGGCCCCGCGCTGGGGCCGGGCCGGATCGGCGAGTTCGACAACGACCTCACCAAGGGGCATGCGGGGGAACCACAGGGCCAGCGGATCATCGTCACCGGACGCCTGCTCGACGGCGACGGGCGGCCGATCCGCGATTCGCTGGTGGAGATCTGGCAGGCGAACGCGGGGGGCCGGTACCGGCACACCGGTGATCGCTGGCCGTCGCCGCTGGACCCCAACTTCGACGGCGCGGGCCGGACGCTCACCGACTCCGAAGGGCGTTACACCTTCACCACCATCAAACCGGGCGCGTACCCGTGGAAGAACCACGACAACGCCTGGCGGCCGGCGCATATCCACTTCTCCGTGTTCGGCAGCGCGTTCACCCAGCGGCTGGTCACCCAGATGTACTTCCCGGAAGACCCGCTGTTCTCGCAGGACCCGATCTTCAACTCGATCCCGGACGAGAAGGCGCGGCAGCGGATGATCGCGCGCTTCGACCTCGACCGCACGGAAGCCGAGTGGGCGCTGGCCTTCCAGTTCGACATCGTCGTGCGCGGCCGCGAGGCTTCGGTCTTCGAAGACGAGGAGGACGAGCACTGA
- a CDS encoding GtrA family protein has protein sequence MTTTRWAPGHRIIRRAPERHHELGNHAAWYVVAGVAATGLQAVLFLVLQPILGPQFANLVALAVTTVGNTEFHRRVTFATRKSNAGKRHFQDLVTFAFYAAYGSIVLASLDAVITEPTALEQTGALLAASVVGGVARFAVLRWWVFARRNA, from the coding sequence ATGACCACCACCAGGTGGGCGCCAGGGCACCGGATCATCCGGCGCGCGCCGGAGCGGCATCACGAACTCGGCAACCATGCCGCTTGGTACGTCGTCGCCGGCGTCGCCGCCACCGGCCTGCAGGCGGTGTTGTTCCTTGTCCTGCAGCCGATCCTCGGCCCCCAGTTCGCCAATCTGGTCGCGCTCGCGGTCACGACCGTCGGGAACACCGAATTCCATCGCAGGGTCACCTTCGCCACCCGGAAGAGCAACGCGGGCAAACGGCATTTCCAGGATCTGGTGACCTTCGCCTTCTACGCCGCGTACGGCTCGATCGTGCTCGCGTCGCTCGACGCGGTGATCACCGAGCCGACCGCACTGGAACAGACAGGCGCCCTGCTCGCGGCCAGCGTCGTGGGCGGCGTCGCGCGCTTCGCGGTCCTTCGCTGGTGGGTCTTCGCGCGCCGGAACGCCTAG
- a CDS encoding CoA transferase subunit A, whose translation MAELLSLKEAVARLVHDGDTVALEGFTHLIPVAAGHEIIRQRRTGLTLIRMTPDIVYDQLIGAGCASKLIFSWGGNPGVGSLHRFRDAVQHSWPVPLEIEEHSHAGMANRYVAGASGLPFAVLRGYTGTDLAAHTDTIKPITCPFTGERLAAVPALNPDVTIVHAQRADRSGNVQIWGITGVQKEAVLAAKRSLVTVEEVVDELEPRPGAIVLPSWAVTAVAEVPGGARPSYAAGYYERDNDAYQSWDAIGRDRESFTRWLDELTGVKA comes from the coding sequence ATGGCTGAGCTGCTGTCGTTGAAGGAGGCCGTGGCACGGCTGGTGCACGACGGGGACACCGTCGCGCTGGAGGGCTTCACGCACCTCATCCCCGTGGCCGCCGGTCACGAGATCATCCGCCAGCGCCGCACCGGCCTGACTTTGATCCGCATGACCCCGGACATCGTCTACGACCAGCTCATCGGCGCGGGCTGTGCGAGCAAGCTGATCTTCTCGTGGGGTGGCAACCCCGGAGTCGGCTCGCTGCACCGGTTCCGTGACGCGGTCCAGCATTCCTGGCCGGTACCACTGGAGATAGAGGAACACAGTCACGCGGGCATGGCGAATCGGTACGTCGCCGGTGCCTCAGGCCTGCCGTTCGCCGTCCTGCGCGGGTACACCGGCACGGATCTCGCCGCGCACACCGACACGATCAAACCCATCACCTGCCCGTTCACCGGTGAGCGGCTGGCCGCCGTGCCCGCCCTCAACCCGGACGTCACGATCGTCCACGCCCAGCGCGCGGACAGGTCCGGCAACGTCCAGATCTGGGGGATCACCGGCGTGCAGAAGGAGGCGGTGCTCGCGGCGAAGCGGTCACTGGTCACCGTCGAGGAGGTCGTGGACGAGCTGGAGCCGCGGCCGGGCGCGATCGTGCTGCCGTCGTGGGCCGTCACCGCCGTGGCCGAGGTGCCCGGCGGCGCGAGGCCGTCGTACGCGGCGGGTTACTACGAACGGGACAACGACGCCTACCAGTCATGGGACGCGATCGGCCGGGACAGGGAGAGCTTCACCCGCTGGCTCGACGAGCTGACGGGAGTGAAGGCATGA
- a CDS encoding DUF202 domain-containing protein, with protein sequence MSPRDHGAQAERTGLAWRRTALAATACTLLLLHTAARRGWGTAVVPVAFAGAMVITLVATGAIRERALRRPGTPKPLNRVVAVTASALVVATAVALIAVR encoded by the coding sequence GTGAGCCCGCGCGATCACGGAGCGCAAGCGGAGCGGACCGGGCTGGCGTGGCGCCGGACCGCGCTCGCGGCTACTGCCTGCACACTCCTGCTCTTGCACACAGCGGCCCGGCGGGGCTGGGGGACGGCGGTCGTCCCGGTCGCGTTCGCGGGCGCCATGGTGATCACCTTGGTCGCCACCGGCGCGATCCGTGAACGAGCACTGCGCCGCCCGGGAACCCCGAAACCTCTTAACAGAGTCGTTGCTGTCACGGCATCGGCACTCGTCGTAGCGACAGCGGTCGCGCTGATCGCGGTGCGCTAA
- a CDS encoding thiolase family protein, producing the protein MTDVFLFDAIRTPFGKYGGALSGVRPDDLAATVLRALAERNDLDPATVDEVVLGDANGAGEDNRNVARMAALLAGWPTSVPGATVNRLCGSGLDAVMQASRSVQVGDASLAVAGGVESMSRSPLVMQKPEKAFPAGNQTLYSTALGWRMVNPKMPEQWTVSLGESTEQLAERYGIGRDEQDAFAVRSHVNAARAWDEGFYDDHVVPVEGVGLTRDEGIRPDSSPEKLAKLKPVFRPQGTVTAANASPLNDGASALLLGDEAAGKRLGKAPLARIAGRGAAGVDPDVFGIGPVRAAEVALERAGIGWEDLAAVELNEAFAAQSLACLRDWSKLDPEIVNVNGGAIAIGHPLGASGGRILGTLAHHLRRTGGRWGLAAICIGVGQGLAVVLEAQ; encoded by the coding sequence ATGACCGACGTCTTCCTGTTCGACGCCATCCGTACCCCGTTCGGCAAGTACGGCGGCGCCCTGTCCGGGGTTCGCCCGGACGACCTCGCGGCCACCGTCCTGCGGGCGCTGGCCGAGCGCAACGACCTCGACCCGGCCACCGTCGACGAGGTGGTGCTCGGTGACGCCAACGGCGCGGGCGAGGACAACCGGAACGTCGCGCGGATGGCGGCTCTGCTCGCGGGCTGGCCGACGTCCGTGCCCGGTGCCACGGTCAACCGCCTGTGCGGATCCGGCCTCGACGCCGTCATGCAGGCCAGCCGGTCGGTCCAGGTCGGCGACGCCTCGCTCGCCGTCGCGGGCGGGGTGGAGTCGATGAGCCGCTCGCCGCTGGTCATGCAGAAACCGGAGAAGGCCTTCCCTGCGGGCAACCAGACCCTGTACTCCACCGCGCTGGGCTGGCGCATGGTCAACCCGAAGATGCCCGAGCAGTGGACGGTCTCGCTCGGTGAGTCCACCGAGCAGCTCGCCGAGCGCTACGGCATCGGCCGCGACGAACAGGACGCGTTCGCCGTCCGCAGCCACGTCAACGCCGCCCGCGCCTGGGACGAGGGGTTCTACGACGACCACGTCGTCCCCGTCGAGGGAGTCGGACTCACTCGCGACGAAGGCATCCGGCCCGATTCCAGCCCGGAAAAGCTCGCGAAGCTGAAACCGGTCTTCCGTCCACAAGGGACGGTCACGGCCGCGAACGCGTCGCCGTTGAACGACGGCGCCTCCGCGCTGCTGCTCGGTGACGAGGCAGCGGGGAAGCGGCTCGGCAAGGCCCCGCTGGCCCGGATCGCCGGCCGGGGTGCGGCGGGCGTCGACCCGGACGTCTTCGGCATCGGCCCGGTGCGCGCGGCGGAGGTCGCCCTGGAGCGGGCCGGGATCGGCTGGGAAGACCTGGCCGCCGTCGAACTGAACGAGGCCTTCGCCGCGCAGTCGCTGGCCTGCCTGCGGGACTGGTCGAAGCTCGACCCGGAGATCGTCAACGTGAACGGCGGCGCGATCGCGATCGGGCATCCGCTGGGCGCCTCCGGCGGCCGGATCCTCGGCACGCTGGCCCACCACCTGCGCCGCACCGGCGGCAGGTGGGGCCTGGCCGCCATCTGCATCGGCGTCGGCCAGGGGCTGGCCGTCGTCCTCGAAGCCCAGTGA
- the shbA gene encoding RNA polymerase sigma factor ShbA — protein MQATSSASRTVTPDAVPGYTTPENLPRPGGRLTKEDLDPLVKDAGDGNPAAIQSLLRMIGPVVVRYCRARMGGRDLSYLSADDVAQEVCMAVLKALPGYQDRGGSFLYLVHAIAANKVADAYRAVSRDRSEPVPELPERPIGDNEPETHALHLDLGARLSRLLSTLPRVQQEILALRIAVGLSAAETAEALGISAGNVRVTQHRALARLRTMVKQDEF, from the coding sequence ATGCAAGCAACTTCCAGCGCGTCCAGAACCGTCACCCCCGATGCGGTCCCCGGATACACGACTCCGGAGAACCTGCCTCGACCGGGCGGACGGCTGACGAAGGAGGACCTCGACCCCCTCGTCAAGGACGCGGGCGACGGGAATCCCGCCGCGATCCAGTCCCTCCTGCGGATGATCGGCCCCGTCGTGGTCCGCTACTGCCGCGCCAGAATGGGCGGCCGCGACCTGTCCTACCTGTCGGCGGACGACGTCGCGCAGGAAGTGTGCATGGCGGTGTTGAAGGCGCTGCCCGGCTATCAGGATCGCGGCGGCTCGTTCCTCTACCTCGTGCACGCCATCGCCGCCAACAAAGTCGCGGACGCCTACCGCGCGGTCTCCCGCGACCGGTCGGAGCCGGTCCCGGAACTGCCGGAACGGCCCATCGGCGACAACGAACCCGAAACGCACGCCCTGCACCTGGACCTCGGTGCCCGGCTCAGCCGCCTGCTCTCCACCCTGCCGCGGGTGCAGCAGGAGATCCTCGCCCTCCGCATCGCCGTCGGCCTTTCCGCCGCCGAAACGGCCGAGGCGCTCGGGATCTCCGCCGGCAACGTGCGCGTGACGCAGCACCGCGCACTGGCCCGCCTGCGGACGATGGTCAAGCAGGACGAGTTCTGA
- a CDS encoding glycerate kinase, with product MTRVVIAPDKFKGSLTAVEAAEAIAHGVRDALPGAEVSSCPVADGGEGTLDVLVAAGGHLVELPVRGPLDDTVDARYVMLDGTAYIESARACGIEFVEPSPEVALAAHTWGVGELLAHALDNGARRLVLTVGGTASTDGGAGMLAALGAGVFDAFGAPVGLGGGTLGRVALAELGPVRERLGSVDVAVATDVTNPLLGPRGAAAIFGPQKGAGPREVERLDESLSRWAQALRNAGAPDVSDLPGAGAGGGVAAGAIAGLGASVESGFRLIAGLTGVADAIERADLVITGEGSLDEQSLDGKAPAGIAARAQEHAVPLMVLAGRIQLDQSQLAGLGVVGSAALIDHAPSLDHARAHAAELLRERAGELVRAWART from the coding sequence ATGACTCGCGTGGTCATCGCGCCCGACAAGTTCAAGGGAAGCTTGACCGCGGTCGAGGCCGCGGAGGCGATCGCCCACGGCGTCCGCGACGCGCTGCCCGGAGCCGAGGTCTCCTCCTGTCCGGTCGCCGACGGCGGCGAAGGAACGCTCGACGTCCTCGTCGCGGCAGGTGGCCATCTCGTGGAACTCCCGGTCCGCGGTCCGCTCGACGACACCGTCGACGCGCGCTACGTGATGCTCGACGGAACCGCCTACATCGAATCGGCCCGCGCGTGCGGCATCGAATTCGTGGAGCCGAGCCCGGAAGTGGCGCTGGCCGCGCACACCTGGGGTGTCGGCGAACTCCTCGCGCACGCGCTCGACAACGGCGCGCGACGCCTGGTGCTGACCGTCGGCGGAACGGCGAGCACCGACGGCGGCGCCGGGATGCTGGCGGCGCTGGGTGCCGGGGTCTTCGACGCGTTCGGCGCGCCGGTCGGGCTCGGCGGCGGCACGCTGGGCCGTGTCGCACTGGCCGAACTCGGCCCGGTGCGCGAACGGCTCGGCTCCGTCGACGTCGCCGTCGCCACCGACGTGACGAACCCGTTGCTCGGGCCCCGTGGCGCGGCCGCGATCTTCGGCCCGCAGAAAGGCGCGGGCCCGCGCGAGGTCGAGCGACTGGACGAGTCCCTGTCCCGCTGGGCGCAGGCGTTGCGGAACGCCGGGGCCCCCGATGTCTCCGATCTTCCCGGGGCGGGCGCGGGCGGCGGGGTCGCCGCCGGCGCGATCGCGGGACTCGGCGCGAGCGTCGAATCCGGCTTCCGGCTCATCGCCGGGCTCACCGGGGTCGCCGACGCCATCGAACGCGCCGACCTCGTCATCACCGGCGAGGGTTCGCTGGACGAGCAGAGCCTCGACGGCAAGGCTCCGGCGGGCATCGCGGCCCGCGCGCAGGAGCACGCGGTGCCGCTGATGGTGCTGGCCGGACGGATCCAGCTGGACCAGAGCCAGCTCGCCGGCCTCGGGGTCGTGGGCAGCGCCGCCCTGATCGACCACGCGCCTTCGCTCGACCACGCGCGTGCGCACGCGGCGGAACTCCTGCGCGAGCGGGCCGGCGAGCTGGTCCGCGCCTGGGCCCGGACTTAA
- the pcaD gene encoding 3-oxoadipate enol-lactonase, with protein MSEPVKVHSSVKVHSSVKVHSVAEGPADGPAVVFSGSLGSDHRMWEPQVKPLVEQGFRVIRYDNRGHGASPVPPGPYTLAELGGDLLALLDEHGAERAHLVGLSLGGMTGMWLGVNAPDRIASLVLCCTSAKLGPPSMWADRAKTVREKGTAAVAEAGVGRWLTAGYAAAHPERAGYLREMIASVPAEGYASSCQAIETMELVGDLPKIAARTLVIAGAEDPATPVEHAEVIAGGIPDARLEVVEGAAHLGSFEQPERFTALILEHLEAAR; from the coding sequence ATGTCTGAGCCGGTGAAAGTGCACAGTTCGGTGAAAGTGCACAGTTCGGTGAAAGTGCACAGCGTCGCGGAAGGGCCCGCGGACGGCCCTGCCGTGGTGTTCAGCGGATCGCTCGGCAGCGATCACCGCATGTGGGAGCCGCAGGTGAAACCCTTGGTGGAACAGGGTTTCCGGGTGATCCGATACGACAACCGCGGGCATGGCGCGTCACCTGTCCCGCCCGGTCCGTACACCCTCGCGGAGCTCGGCGGTGACCTGCTCGCACTGCTCGACGAGCACGGTGCCGAGCGGGCTCATTTGGTCGGGCTCTCGCTCGGCGGGATGACCGGGATGTGGCTGGGCGTGAACGCGCCGGACCGGATCGCGAGCCTCGTCCTGTGTTGCACGTCCGCGAAGCTCGGGCCGCCGAGCATGTGGGCGGACAGGGCGAAGACGGTCCGCGAGAAGGGCACCGCCGCGGTCGCCGAGGCCGGGGTCGGCCGCTGGCTGACCGCCGGTTACGCCGCCGCCCACCCCGAGCGGGCCGGGTATCTGCGCGAGATGATCGCGAGCGTCCCCGCCGAGGGCTACGCGTCGTCCTGCCAGGCCATCGAAACGATGGAACTCGTCGGCGACCTGCCCAAGATCGCGGCTCGGACCCTGGTGATCGCCGGGGCCGAGGATCCGGCCACCCCGGTCGAGCACGCCGAGGTGATCGCGGGCGGCATCCCGGACGCGCGGCTCGAAGTCGTCGAAGGCGCCGCGCATCTCGGGAGCTTCGAACAGCCCGAGCGGTTCACCGCGTTGATCCTCGAACACCTGGAGGCCGCCCGATGA
- a CDS encoding YidH family protein: MAEINGPHDGGSEPDYRFTLANERTFLAWLRTALGLLAGGVAVHQLVPDPSALSTVLAGLCVLLAAVVAASAYPRWRQVQSAMRAGRPLPKSGMLILLTAGILAITLTAAALVVFS, translated from the coding sequence GTGGCAGAGATCAACGGCCCGCACGACGGCGGCTCCGAACCCGATTACCGATTCACGCTCGCCAACGAACGGACCTTCCTCGCCTGGCTCCGGACGGCCCTCGGCCTACTGGCCGGCGGCGTCGCCGTCCATCAGCTGGTTCCCGACCCGAGCGCGTTGAGCACCGTCCTGGCGGGATTGTGCGTCCTGCTGGCCGCCGTCGTCGCGGCGAGCGCGTATCCACGCTGGCGGCAGGTGCAGAGCGCGATGCGCGCGGGACGGCCGCTGCCGAAGAGCGGGATGCTGATCCTGCTGACCGCCGGGATCCTCGCGATCACCCTGACGGCGGCGGCGCTCGTGGTCTTTTCGTGA
- the pcaG gene encoding protocatechuate 3,4-dioxygenase subunit alpha — MPETTPSQTVGPYLSIGLPWPDGPDVVPADEPAAVRIHGRVLDGAGEPVPDAMIETWQADAGGRFDHPDDPRGPVASGFRGFGRCPTDPGGNYEIRTIMPGSLPGPADSTQAPHIDVSVFARGLLHRVVTRIYFEDNDNSGDPVLASVPEARRGTLVATKAGDGYRFDIRLQGEGETVFFDV, encoded by the coding sequence ATGCCGGAGACGACGCCTTCCCAGACCGTCGGCCCGTACCTGTCCATCGGCCTGCCCTGGCCGGACGGGCCGGACGTCGTCCCCGCGGACGAGCCTGCCGCGGTCCGGATCCACGGCCGCGTCCTCGACGGCGCGGGAGAACCCGTCCCGGACGCGATGATCGAGACCTGGCAGGCCGACGCCGGCGGCCGGTTCGATCACCCCGACGACCCGCGCGGGCCGGTCGCGAGCGGGTTCCGGGGCTTCGGACGCTGCCCCACCGATCCGGGCGGCAACTACGAGATCCGGACGATCATGCCCGGTTCGCTGCCCGGTCCGGCGGACAGCACGCAGGCGCCGCATATCGACGTCTCGGTGTTCGCGCGCGGACTCCTGCACCGGGTGGTCACCCGGATCTACTTCGAGGACAACGACAACTCCGGGGATCCGGTGCTGGCGTCGGTCCCGGAGGCCCGCCGGGGCACCTTGGTCGCCACCAAGGCCGGAGACGGCTACCGGTTCGACATCCGGTTGCAGGGCGAGGGAGAGACGGTGTTCTTCGATGTCTGA
- the pcaC gene encoding 4-carboxymuconolactone decarboxylase: MTDDTYETGMKVRREVLGDAHVDRAVARTTEFSRPFQDYITRGAWGSVWSRDGLDRKTRSCVTLAALTALHAHDELAMHVRAAVHNGLTAREISEVLLHTAVYTGAPAANTAFAVAQRVLAELGEPAAQEKGGR; encoded by the coding sequence ATGACCGACGACACGTACGAGACCGGCATGAAGGTGCGCCGCGAGGTCCTCGGGGACGCGCACGTCGATCGGGCGGTCGCCCGCACCACCGAGTTCAGCCGCCCGTTCCAGGACTACATCACCCGGGGCGCCTGGGGGTCGGTCTGGTCGAGGGACGGGCTCGACCGCAAGACCCGCAGCTGCGTCACCCTGGCCGCGCTCACCGCGCTGCACGCCCACGACGAGCTCGCGATGCACGTCCGTGCCGCCGTCCATAATGGACTCACCGCGCGGGAGATCTCCGAGGTCCTGCTGCACACCGCCGTTTACACGGGTGCCCCGGCCGCCAACACCGCGTTCGCCGTCGCCCAGCGGGTCCTGGCCGAACTCGGTGAGCCTGCCGCCCAGGAAAAGGGAGGCCGCTAG
- a CDS encoding CoA-transferase subunit beta: MTEYTSDEMMSVAAARALGDGMSCFVGIGLPSTAANLARRGHAPNLTLIYESGCLGAKPSRLPLSIGDGELADTADAVVSVPEVFNYWLQPGRIDVGFLGAAQLDKFGNINTTVIGPDYANPKVRLPGAGGAPEIAASCREVFVVLRQSTRTFVEKVDFVTSFGHGTGKGDRERLGLPGAGPTLVVTDLGLMRPDPETSELTLTELHPGVEVDQVVAATGWKLKVAGDLGTTPAPTEAELRILRDLTRASA, translated from the coding sequence ATGACCGAGTACACCTCCGACGAGATGATGAGCGTCGCCGCCGCTCGCGCGCTCGGCGACGGGATGTCCTGTTTCGTGGGGATCGGCCTGCCGAGCACGGCCGCCAACCTGGCCCGCCGCGGGCACGCGCCGAACCTGACGCTCATCTACGAATCCGGTTGCCTCGGAGCCAAGCCGAGCAGGCTCCCGTTGTCCATCGGCGACGGCGAACTCGCCGACACCGCGGACGCCGTGGTCAGCGTTCCCGAGGTCTTCAACTACTGGCTCCAGCCGGGCCGGATCGACGTCGGTTTCCTCGGTGCCGCCCAGCTCGACAAATTCGGCAACATCAACACCACCGTCATCGGCCCGGACTACGCCAATCCCAAGGTGCGCCTGCCGGGGGCGGGCGGCGCACCGGAGATCGCCGCCTCCTGTCGCGAGGTGTTCGTGGTGCTCCGGCAGAGCACCCGCACGTTCGTCGAGAAGGTCGACTTCGTGACCTCGTTCGGCCACGGCACCGGCAAGGGCGATCGCGAGCGCCTCGGTCTCCCCGGCGCCGGGCCGACGCTGGTGGTCACCGACCTCGGCCTGATGCGGCCGGACCCGGAGACCTCCGAGCTCACGCTGACCGAGCTGCACCCCGGGGTCGAGGTCGATCAGGTCGTCGCGGCGACCGGGTGGAAACTGAAGGTGGCAGGCGACCTGGGAACCACCCCGGCGCCGACCGAGGCAGAACTCCGCATCCTCCGAGACCTCACAAGGGCGAGCGCATGA
- a CDS encoding D-glycerate dehydrogenase — MTSKIAVTRWIPDEALKVLAEAGEVKLSRADRPLTRDELLEFVRGASAIVGMLHDRLDGEVADAAGPELKVVANVAVGYDNVDVAALSERGITVTNTPGVLTDATADLAFGLILTVTRRLGEGERLLRSRTPWSFHLGFLLGSSLRGKTLGIVGLGQIGQAVARRALGFGMRIVYSGRSRAAGDVEKTLGAEYVSFGELVRSSDVVSLHCPLTPETRHLIDADALKSMKPGAYLINTTRGPVVHEAALADALEAGEIAGAGLDVFEAEPEIEPRLLNRENVVLTPHLGSATVETRTAMAVLAAENVASVLTGGNPLTEVRP; from the coding sequence GTGACCTCGAAGATCGCGGTGACCCGGTGGATCCCCGACGAAGCGCTGAAAGTGCTCGCCGAAGCCGGGGAGGTGAAACTGTCGCGCGCCGACCGCCCGCTGACGCGGGACGAACTGCTCGAGTTCGTCCGGGGTGCGTCCGCGATCGTCGGCATGCTGCACGACCGGCTCGACGGCGAGGTCGCCGACGCGGCGGGCCCGGAGCTGAAGGTCGTGGCGAACGTGGCCGTCGGCTACGACAACGTCGACGTCGCGGCGCTGTCGGAGCGCGGGATCACCGTCACCAACACCCCCGGTGTGCTCACCGACGCCACCGCGGATCTGGCGTTCGGGCTGATCCTCACGGTCACGCGGCGGCTCGGCGAGGGCGAACGGCTGCTCCGCTCGCGCACCCCCTGGTCGTTCCATCTGGGCTTCCTGCTCGGTTCCTCGCTGCGGGGCAAGACACTCGGGATCGTCGGGCTCGGCCAGATCGGGCAGGCGGTCGCGCGGCGGGCACTGGGTTTCGGCATGCGGATCGTCTACTCAGGACGATCGCGGGCCGCCGGAGACGTCGAGAAGACCCTGGGCGCGGAGTACGTGTCCTTCGGCGAACTGGTGAGAAGCTCCGACGTCGTGTCGCTGCACTGCCCGCTGACGCCCGAGACCCGGCACCTCATCGACGCGGACGCGCTGAAGTCGATGAAACCGGGCGCGTACCTGATCAACACCACACGTGGCCCCGTCGTCCACGAGGCCGCGCTGGCGGACGCGCTCGAAGCGGGCGAGATCGCCGGAGCGGGCCTCGACGTGTTCGAGGCCGAACCCGAGATCGAACCACGCCTGCTGAACCGTGAAAACGTCGTCTTGACGCCGCATCTGGGATCGGCGACGGTCGAGACCCGTACCGCCATGGCCGTGCTCGCGGCCGAGAACGTCGCGTCGGTGCTCACCGGCGGAAACCCGCTGACGGAGGTTCGTCCATGA
- a CDS encoding IclR family transcriptional regulator domain-containing protein, whose product MDEGEVTERGAHHVQSLERGLAVIKAFNADAAELTLSDVARATGLTRAAARRFLLTLVDLGYVRTDGKYFSLTARVLELGYSYLSSLSLPEVAQPHLERLSAEVHESSSVSVLEGRDIVYVARVAVSRIMTVSINVGTRFPAHATSMGHVLLAGLDDADLRDYLAGAKLDKLTARTKSRPEELLAELVRVYEQGYAMVDQELEEGLRSIAAPIRDRQGKVVAAVNLSTHASRTTRESVEQELLPPLLATARAIETDLASAPPTKARHG is encoded by the coding sequence ATGGACGAAGGCGAGGTGACCGAGCGCGGGGCGCATCATGTCCAGTCGCTGGAGCGCGGGCTGGCCGTGATCAAGGCGTTCAACGCGGACGCGGCGGAACTCACCCTGAGCGACGTCGCCCGCGCGACCGGGCTGACCAGGGCGGCCGCCCGCCGGTTCCTGCTCACCCTCGTCGACCTGGGGTACGTGCGTACGGACGGCAAGTACTTCTCGCTCACCGCGCGGGTCCTCGAACTCGGCTACTCGTATCTGTCGAGCCTGTCGCTCCCGGAGGTCGCCCAGCCGCATCTGGAGCGGCTTTCCGCCGAGGTGCACGAGTCGAGTTCGGTCTCGGTGCTCGAAGGCCGGGACATCGTCTACGTCGCGCGCGTGGCCGTATCGCGGATCATGACCGTCAGCATCAACGTCGGCACCCGCTTCCCGGCCCACGCGACGTCGATGGGACATGTCCTACTGGCCGGCCTCGATGACGCCGACCTGCGGGACTATCTCGCCGGGGCGAAGCTCGACAAGCTCACCGCGCGGACCAAGAGCCGGCCGGAGGAACTACTCGCCGAACTGGTCAGGGTCTACGAGCAGGGTTACGCGATGGTCGACCAGGAACTCGAAGAGGGCCTCCGCTCGATCGCCGCGCCGATCCGTGACCGGCAGGGCAAGGTCGTGGCCGCGGTCAACCTCTCCACCCATGCCAGCCGCACCACACGTGAGTCGGTCGAACAGGAATTGCTGCCACCCCTGCTCGCGACGGCACGCGCCATCGAGACCGATCTGGCCTCGGCGCCGCCCACCAAAGCGCGGCATGGCTGA